In the genome of Macellibacteroides fermentans, one region contains:
- a CDS encoding glycoside hydrolase family 30 protein, producing MRISKLTTHMAGLGLATSILFSACTAQKNVNAFVTTADQSMVFKPLSIPLDNGSSADANTIVLNPAVKFQEMDGFGAAITGSTCYNLLKMKPEDRTALLKETFDPVDGLGYSYIRISMGCSDFSMDEYTHCDSVGIENFAIHELDKRDLFPILKEILAINPKVKIMSSPWTPPIWMKVNNLKDLKPFPSWVDGQLNPAYYQDYATYFVKFIQAMEKEGFMIESTTIQNEPLNRGNSASLFMTWQEQRDFIKTALGPAFKAAGIKTKIVAYDHNYNYDYPDKEECADQVGYPEHIYADADAAQYIDGAAFHAYGGDKSEMLRIHTVRPDKNLYFTEISIGEWGDGYSFANDLMWNMREVGIGTINNFCKAVMVWNLMLDENHAPYRPHGCNMCLGAIDISSKDYKTMVKNSHYYAMGHLSKVIKPGAYRIETKGMQQDGVYYTAVLNPDGTYGLVLQNDTDAEVDIRVSADEQTFNCKVPSRSVSSFIW from the coding sequence ATGCGAATTAGTAAATTAACAACCCATATGGCCGGTCTGGGGCTGGCAACGTCCATTCTGTTTTCTGCTTGTACTGCGCAGAAGAATGTGAATGCGTTTGTTACCACCGCAGACCAGTCTATGGTCTTCAAACCATTATCCATTCCATTGGATAATGGTTCATCTGCGGATGCGAATACAATTGTTCTGAATCCGGCGGTAAAATTTCAGGAGATGGATGGCTTTGGTGCGGCAATCACAGGTTCAACTTGCTACAATTTGTTGAAGATGAAACCCGAAGACCGTACGGCATTGCTTAAAGAGACATTTGATCCGGTAGATGGATTGGGGTATAGCTACATCCGTATCTCCATGGGCTGTTCCGACTTTTCGATGGACGAGTATACGCATTGCGATTCGGTAGGTATCGAAAACTTTGCCATCCACGAATTGGATAAACGGGACCTGTTTCCTATTCTGAAAGAGATTCTGGCGATTAATCCCAAGGTAAAGATTATGAGTTCGCCGTGGACTCCTCCAATCTGGATGAAGGTGAACAACCTGAAGGATTTAAAACCGTTCCCTTCCTGGGTAGACGGACAGCTTAATCCTGCATACTACCAGGATTATGCTACTTATTTTGTGAAGTTTATCCAGGCGATGGAGAAGGAGGGATTCATGATTGAGTCGACCACCATTCAGAATGAGCCTCTAAACAGAGGGAATTCGGCTTCTTTGTTCATGACATGGCAGGAACAACGTGATTTTATTAAAACGGCATTGGGACCGGCCTTCAAGGCTGCGGGTATCAAGACCAAGATTGTTGCTTACGATCACAACTACAATTACGATTATCCTGACAAGGAAGAGTGTGCCGATCAGGTAGGCTATCCGGAGCATATCTATGCAGATGCGGATGCAGCACAGTATATCGACGGAGCTGCTTTCCATGCCTATGGAGGCGACAAGTCTGAGATGCTCCGCATTCATACGGTTCGTCCGGACAAGAATCTCTATTTTACGGAAATATCTATTGGCGAATGGGGCGACGGCTATTCGTTTGCCAATGATTTGATGTGGAATATGAGGGAGGTAGGTATCGGTACTATCAATAACTTCTGTAAAGCGGTTATGGTATGGAACCTGATGCTGGATGAAAATCATGCTCCCTACAGACCTCATGGTTGCAACATGTGTCTGGGTGCCATCGATATCAGTTCAAAAGATTACAAGACGATGGTTAAAAACAGCCATTATTATGCAATGGGCCATCTTTCAAAGGTAATCAAGCCGGGTGCTTACCGTATAGAGACCAAGGGTATGCAACAGGATGGGGTATATTATACCGCTGTTTTGAATCCCGACGGTACCTATGGGTTGGTATTGCAGAACGATACGGATGCCGAAGTGGACATCCGGGTTTCGGCAGATGAGCAGACATTTAACTGTAAGGTGCCTTCCAGGAGTGTAAGCTCTTTTATTTGGTAA
- a CDS encoding DUF5125 domain-containing protein, producing the protein MKKYKSLVFALAGLLSLAACEDDDLVPGNPVINPTTQIGAAMFGDSLAFSAEVADNDVPLSTLKAQLFYGDEKVSETVIRTKTKGDYKGKIFVPFYANVPNATATLKLVLQNINFTITEQEFNVPLTRPDYPYLTFVTAGGEYRMERAGLYQYKATSEFPQKIKGYIKTPTVTPAGNEIVFGFANGAIVEGTTNGISFSNSTAGTYDIEFNTLTYAAAPFIKLMFAGSEMAMVDDNNYKIEKEFTKGQIIEVSGIADYDEWWIDSDYFTKGADGKLTFLPVSGKYRVTANFERKYFSVEHMNGNDLSALDKDGNAIWVIGWGIGKPTHENNVNWNPDKALCMAKIGDKKFQLTFKPYPVTFNEDGTIANKYDFKFFYQKGWGGEFVGADYVSTQTDMIYVTDSGNFQAAADLILDPNKWYVITLDVSQGNKKAVMTLTEKK; encoded by the coding sequence ATGAAAAAATATAAATCATTAGTTTTTGCTCTTGCAGGTTTGTTAAGTTTAGCGGCTTGCGAAGACGACGATCTGGTTCCGGGTAATCCGGTTATCAACCCCACAACACAGATTGGGGCGGCTATGTTTGGCGACAGTCTTGCATTCAGTGCCGAAGTGGCGGATAACGATGTGCCTCTTTCAACACTGAAGGCCCAGCTCTTTTATGGCGACGAGAAGGTGTCTGAAACCGTAATCCGTACAAAGACCAAAGGCGACTACAAAGGAAAGATATTTGTTCCTTTCTACGCCAATGTGCCCAACGCAACGGCTACTCTGAAACTTGTACTGCAGAACATCAACTTTACCATCACCGAACAGGAATTCAATGTTCCTCTTACCCGTCCGGATTATCCGTACCTTACATTTGTAACGGCAGGAGGTGAGTATCGTATGGAGCGTGCAGGTTTATATCAATACAAGGCTACTTCGGAATTTCCACAGAAGATTAAAGGGTATATCAAGACTCCCACCGTTACTCCTGCCGGAAATGAAATAGTATTCGGTTTTGCAAATGGTGCCATTGTTGAGGGGACTACCAACGGTATCTCGTTTTCAAACTCTACGGCCGGAACCTACGATATCGAATTCAATACGCTTACCTATGCAGCTGCACCTTTTATCAAGTTGATGTTTGCCGGAAGTGAAATGGCCATGGTGGACGACAATAATTACAAGATTGAAAAGGAGTTTACAAAGGGACAGATTATCGAGGTGTCGGGTATAGCTGATTATGATGAGTGGTGGATTGATTCCGATTACTTCACCAAAGGTGCGGACGGTAAGCTTACCTTCTTGCCGGTTAGCGGTAAATACAGGGTTACTGCCAATTTTGAACGTAAATATTTTAGTGTCGAACATATGAACGGCAATGATCTTTCTGCCCTTGACAAGGATGGAAATGCAATCTGGGTAATTGGCTGGGGTATCGGTAAGCCTACCCACGAAAACAATGTAAACTGGAATCCCGACAAGGCGCTTTGTATGGCTAAGATCGGAGATAAAAAGTTCCAGCTTACCTTTAAGCCTTATCCGGTTACCTTCAACGAAGACGGTACAATTGCCAATAAATACGACTTTAAGTTCTTCTATCAGAAGGGTTGGGGCGGCGAATTCGTAGGTGCCGATTACGTTTCTACACAAACGGATATGATTTATGTGACTGACTCAGGTAACTTCCAGGCTGCTGCCGATCTGATTCTGGATCCCAACAAGTGGTATGTTATTACGCTGGATGTTTCACAGGGCAATAAAAAGGCGGTGATGACGCTTACAGAAAAAAAATAA
- a CDS encoding glycoside hydrolase family 30 protein yields the protein MFAKLPIVFFTALLLFTACGSDPKDNGGVPDPDQPGTVASDVDLFITTANGSRKFFHDSIAFNSKPNMSPYTITLNPAESYQVMEGFGAAITGSTCYNLLKMSAGDRARLLKETFDPVSGMGYSYIRISMGCSDFSLSEYTHCDTKGIENFALHTEDKTYVIPVLKEILAIRPDIRIMASPWTCPKWMKVNNLTEKKPFDSWTSGQLNPAYYQEYATYFVKYIEAMKSEGINITSVTIQNEPLNRYNSASLYMTWQEQRDFIKTALGPAFRSAGIQSKIIVYDHNYNYDADRAENKDQIDYPLHIYSDPEAAQYIDGAAYHAYGGDKSELADVHARNTSKNLYFTEISIGSWGYSFADDLMWNMNEVCLGTINNWAKAVIVWNFMLDANHGPNRPGGCTTCYGAIDIQSDYKTMTRNSHYYTIGHLAKVVAPGAKRIATTGYKATGLYYAAFVNPDASYAAVMQNDTDKPLNITLADGSHTFTFEVSAKSVVSVKWK from the coding sequence ATGTTTGCAAAATTACCGATCGTATTTTTTACCGCTCTTTTGCTCTTCACAGCTTGTGGCAGTGATCCTAAAGACAATGGAGGTGTACCGGATCCGGATCAACCCGGAACGGTAGCTTCCGACGTGGATCTGTTTATCACCACGGCCAACGGCAGCAGAAAGTTTTTCCACGACTCAATCGCCTTCAATAGCAAGCCGAATATGTCGCCATATACCATTACGCTCAATCCGGCGGAAAGTTATCAGGTGATGGAGGGCTTCGGTGCGGCGATCACGGGTTCTACCTGTTATAATTTACTTAAGATGTCGGCCGGCGACCGTGCCAGACTGCTTAAGGAAACATTCGATCCGGTTTCGGGGATGGGTTACAGTTATATAAGGATTTCCATGGGTTGCTCTGATTTTTCACTGAGCGAATATACCCATTGCGATACCAAAGGGATTGAAAACTTTGCCCTGCATACAGAGGATAAAACCTATGTGATTCCTGTGCTGAAAGAGATTCTGGCCATCCGGCCGGATATCCGCATCATGGCATCGCCGTGGACCTGTCCGAAGTGGATGAAGGTGAACAACCTTACAGAGAAGAAACCTTTCGATTCGTGGACAAGCGGACAACTGAATCCCGCTTATTACCAGGAATACGCCACCTACTTTGTGAAGTATATCGAGGCAATGAAGTCTGAAGGGATCAATATTACTTCGGTAACGATCCAGAATGAGCCTTTAAACCGTTACAACTCGGCTTCGTTGTATATGACCTGGCAGGAGCAACGCGACTTTATCAAGACTGCACTCGGACCGGCTTTCAGAAGTGCGGGTATACAGTCTAAAATCATCGTGTACGATCATAACTACAACTATGATGCCGATAGGGCCGAAAACAAGGATCAGATCGATTACCCGCTTCACATTTACAGTGATCCCGAGGCGGCTCAGTATATCGACGGGGCGGCATACCATGCGTATGGCGGCGACAAGTCGGAGCTGGCGGATGTGCATGCAAGGAATACCTCCAAGAATTTATATTTTACGGAGATATCCATCGGCAGCTGGGGCTATAGTTTTGCAGACGACCTGATGTGGAATATGAACGAAGTTTGTCTGGGTACGATCAATAACTGGGCAAAGGCGGTGATTGTGTGGAACTTTATGCTGGATGCAAATCACGGACCGAATCGTCCCGGAGGATGTACAACCTGCTACGGAGCTATCGATATTCAGTCTGATTATAAAACGATGACCCGCAATTCGCATTACTATACCATCGGTCACCTTGCCAAGGTTGTTGCTCCCGGAGCAAAGCGTATAGCTACTACCGGTTACAAGGCAACCGGATTGTATTATGCCGCTTTTGTGAACCCGGATGCCTCTTATGCGGCCGTTATGCAAAACGATACGGATAAACCGCTCAATATTACCCTGGCAGACGGATCACATACATTCACTTTCGAAGTCTCCGCCAAATCGGTGGTCTCCGTCAAGTGGAAATAA